The nucleotide sequence TTGCAGATTTGCTGTATCAAAATCACTAAAATTGAAAAAATATGGAAACAGTTAAAACAAACAATGAAACGCATAAAAAAAACGAAATCAACAGAAATCCTTTAAAACCAACACCTGCATTTATCGGCGCTTCGTGGATGGTACTTTTTATTGGAACCATTTCCTATTGTGTTGGATTGTGGAACGCCGCCATGCAGTTAAACGAAAAGGGCTATTACTTTACCATTTTACTTTTTGGTTTGTTTGCAGTGATATCGGTTCAAAAAACGGTACGCGATAAAGCAGAGGGGTTGGAAGTGACGGAACTTTACTACGGATTGGCGTGGTTTGCAACCATAGCATCAATCACATTGCTCGTAATTGGTTTGTGGAATGCAGATTTATTGCTGAGTGAAAAAGGATTTTACGGCGTATCCTTTATATTGGCGGTTTATGGTGCAATTGCTGTACAGAAAAACACCCGCGACGCTAAATTAATTGATAATCTTTACAAATAATTTATTTAAAACTCGCTTCTCAAGCGGGTTTTGTTTTTTTAAGAAGAAAGCGATTATTTAAGAGATTTTAGTACCTTTAATTTACAAAAGTACTACATGAAAACAGCTGACCCTTATCGCTTATTCGAAACTCATAACTTGTTTAAAAAAGAGCTGCATTTAGATCGCAACGAATATCTATCGACAAGTGGCTCCATTGCAACCGATATTTATTTTATTAAAGAAGGAAGCTTGAAAGTTTATGTGATAAATAACGGCGAAGAACAAATTATACGGTTTGGATATCAAAACAACATCATTGTTTCGCTGGATTCTTTTTTATCAGGAAAACCATCCGATTTTTTCATTCAAGCGATAAAGAAATCTACCATTCAAGTGGTTGCTAAAGAAGATCTTATTGCTTTTTTTAATTCGGAACCCGCTTATTTAAAATGGTGGATTGCTATTTTAGAAGATTTGGTTCTACAACAAATAGAACGCGAAAAGGATTTATTGATTGCATTGCCCATAGAACGATACGAACGCGTTTTAAAACGCAGTCCGCAACTTTTTCAGGAAATTCCCAACAAGCATATTGCAAACTATTTGCGCATGACCCCCGAAACATTATCGCGCTTAAAAAAATCTTGATTTCAATCAACTTTTAATGATTTTTAAAGCGTGATATTTGCTTAAAAATATTACCATGAGAATTGCTACCGAAAACTTAATCGAGGAACTTATTGAAATTACCACGGAACATTTGACATTCGCCGAAGAATTGCTTTTAAAATCCGAGGCCGATTTAAACAAAAGACTTACAAATGACAGTTGGAGTGTTTTAGAATGCTTGGAACATTTGAATTGGTACGGGAATTTTTATTTACCTGAAATTGAAAGTCGTATGAAGGCATCAAACACAAAAGCTACAACAGCCTTTAAAAGCGGCTGGCTGGGAAATTATTTTGCACAAAGCATGCTACCCAAAGAAAAGTTGAATAAAATGAAAGCGTTTAAGTCTATGAACCCTATTCACAGTCGTTTGTCAAAAAACACCGTTACAGTTTTTATAGAGCAACAAAAACAGTTGCTACATTTGTTGCATGCAGCGAGATTAGTGGATTTGAATAAAATCAAAACCAGTATCAGTATCACATCTCTTATAAAACTAAAGTTGGGCGATACGTTTCGGTTTGTTATTTATCACAATAAAAGGCATGTGGTGCAAGCGAAAAAAGTGCTTATGAATTAAAACTGTAATACGGGATTTTTTAAATCATGGTACAACAAAATGTGCCACTTTTCGGCTTTGGCTTTTTCTTTCCAAATTTTACGGAGTTTCATTGCTTTTTCGCCGTTATAGTCTGTTTTGTAGGCAATAGCTCGCTTTAAATAAGCAGTAGTTGGCAAATCGTCTGCGCCATAGAAAAAAGTAGTGGTTTTGTCGGTTATCCAAAAAACTTGATGAAAAACATCGTGTGCATTGGTCACTAAAAAACCAATTTCGGGAGTGAGCCAACCCTCAGCGGTAT is from Paenimyroides aestuarii and encodes:
- the yiaA gene encoding inner membrane protein YiaA; the encoded protein is METVKTNNETHKKNEINRNPLKPTPAFIGASWMVLFIGTISYCVGLWNAAMQLNEKGYYFTILLFGLFAVISVQKTVRDKAEGLEVTELYYGLAWFATIASITLLVIGLWNADLLLSEKGFYGVSFILAVYGAIAVQKNTRDAKLIDNLYK
- a CDS encoding Crp/Fnr family transcriptional regulator; protein product: MKTADPYRLFETHNLFKKELHLDRNEYLSTSGSIATDIYFIKEGSLKVYVINNGEEQIIRFGYQNNIIVSLDSFLSGKPSDFFIQAIKKSTIQVVAKEDLIAFFNSEPAYLKWWIAILEDLVLQQIEREKDLLIALPIERYERVLKRSPQLFQEIPNKHIANYLRMTPETLSRLKKS
- a CDS encoding DinB family protein; translated protein: MRIATENLIEELIEITTEHLTFAEELLLKSEADLNKRLTNDSWSVLECLEHLNWYGNFYLPEIESRMKASNTKATTAFKSGWLGNYFAQSMLPKEKLNKMKAFKSMNPIHSRLSKNTVTVFIEQQKQLLHLLHAARLVDLNKIKTSISITSLIKLKLGDTFRFVIYHNKRHVVQAKKVLMN